Part of the Burkholderia humptydooensis genome, GGCGATCTCGTTCCACAAATGCATCGCCGCATACGCGCGCCACGGCCGCCACGCATCGGAGCGAAGGCGCTGGCTCGCCGGCCGGTCGAGCGCCGGGTCGCGCGCGACGATCGCCTGCATCAGCACGAGGTCGGTCGCGGGCCATGCGTCGGCATCGCGCCATGCGCGCATCGCGACGTATTCGACGGTCCACGGGCCGATCCCCGGCAGCGCGAGCAGCGCGGCGCGCACGCCGGCCGGGTCGGTCGCGTACGCATCGAGCGGCACGTCGCCCGCGGCGACCGCGCGCGCGACGCCCTGCAGCGCCGCCGCACGCTTGCCCGGCATCCCGATCCGCGACAAGTCGCACGCGGCAAGCGCCGCAGGCTCCGGAAACCGCCAGCCGGCCGGGCCCGACGCGTGCGCGCCGAGCCTCTCGCCCGCGCGCTCGACGAGCCGCCCGACGATCGTCGTCGCGGCCTTCACGCTCACCTGCTGGCCGACGATCGCCCGCACGATCAGCTCGAAGCCCGACCACGCGCCCGGCACACGCAGGCCGGGCGCGGCGTCGACGAGCGGCGCGAGCCACGCGTCGCGCGCGAGATGCGCGCCGATCGCGGCGGGATCAGCGTGCAGATCGAGCATCGTCGCGAGCCGCGCGGCGAAAGCGGCGTCTGCGTGCCGCGCCGCGTCGCCCTCGACGAGCGCGACGAGACAGCGCTTGCGCGGATGCCTGCGCACCGTCAATGTGCCGCTCGCGCCACGATAATCGACCGTGCGCCGGTACGCGCCGTCCTCGACCGCCTCGACGCCCGGAATCGCGCGCCCCGCGAAGAAGCGCAGCACGCGCGGCCAATCGTATGGGGATTTGAACGGCAGCTCGAGCGCGACGCTGCCGAGCCGCATGACGGCCGATTCGACGGCGGCGCTCAAGCTGCGTCGTCCACGACGAGCCCGACGGATTCGCCCGCCGCGCGCTGCGCTTCGGCATCGAGGAGCGCCGCCTTGCGCGGCAAGCCCCACCGGTAGCCGGCGAGCGAACCGCCCTTCTGCACGACGCGGTGGCACGGAATCGCGAGCGCAACCGGATTCGACGCGCACGCGCTCGCGACCGCCCGCACCGCGCGCGGCGCGCCGAGCGCCTCGGCGATCTGCGTGTAGCTGCGCGTCTCGCCGTAAGGAATCCGACGCAACGCATCCCACACACGCTGCTGGAATTCGGTCGCGGCGAGATCGAGCGGCAGTTCGAAGCGCCGGCGCGTGCCGTTCAGATACGCATCGACCTGCGCGATGAACGGCGCGATCCGCTCTACCGACTCGGCGATCTGCGCGTTCGCGAACGCCGTTCGAAGCTCGTCGACGAGCGGCGTCGCGGCGTGCCCGAACGCAATCTTGCAGATGCCCTTGCTCGTCGCCGCGACGAGCACGACGCCGAGCCGCGTATCGGCCGTCGCGTAATCGATCTTCAGGCCGGCACCCTTGCGGCGGAACGCGGACGGCGACATGCCGAGCTCGCGCGGCACCGATTCGTAGAGCCGCGACGGCGAATTGAAGCCCGCGTCTACGGCCGCGCGCGTGACGGCGGCGCCGCTTTGCAACGCGTCGCGCAATGCGGCGCCGCGCTGCGCGGCCTGGTATTGGCGCGGCGACACGCCGACGACGCGCTTGAACAGCCGTTGAAGATGAAACGGGCTCACGTGAACGGCGTCGCTCAGTTGCGCGAGCGTGAAGCGGTCCTGACGATGCGCGTCGAGCACCGCGCACGCGCGATGGACGATTTCGAGCTCGCGCGGCAATCCCTCGGGCTGACAGCGCTTGCACGGACGATAGCCTGCCGCGCGCGCGGCGCCCGTGTCGGCGAAGAACGACACGTTCTCGCGCCTCGGCAGCCGCGACGCGCACGACGGCCGGCAGAACACGCCGGTCGTCCTGACCGCGTAACAGAACGCGCCGTCGGCATCGGCGTCGCGCGAGACGAGCGCGGCCCAGCGCGCATCGTCGGTCGAGTAGGCTGGCTGCTTCATGATGACCTCGCAAAGGCGGAACGGATGCCTGTCACTGTAGGCGTCGCCCGGCGCGCGTACGCGCTGTTTCTTGCGCTCTCATTCGAGCAGCCGTCACACGAACGACACAATCGTCGGATTCGTTGCCGCAATCGAGGCACGAGCGCCGCCTCGGCCCCATTTTGTTGCAGTGCGAATGCGACAGATTGCCATCCTGACGTTTTTTTACACAAAGAATATTGCGTCGCACCATCCGGATGTGTATAGTTGGAACTGTCTCCTCCATGTCTCCTCCTGATATGGATTAAGCCCGTTCGAATGTGAGCGGGCTTTTTTTCGTCCATCGATTTTGCGTCCGTCCATGTGCCGCACGGACCGTCTACACTCGGTAGGACTTTCCTCTCGAAGGAGACGTTCCCTATGAAATTCCACATCCACGAGATCGATCACGTGGTGCTGCGCGCCGCCGACCTGGCGGCGATGACCCGCTTCTATTGCGACGTGCTCGGCTGCCATGTCGAAAAGGAGCAGCGGGAATTGGGACTCGTTCAATTGCGCGCCGGGCGCTCGCTGATCGACCTGCTCGCGGTCGGCTCGCCAATCGACCGGGCGGACAGCGGGGCGCCCGGGAAGGGTCGGAACATGGATCATCTGTGCCTGCGCGTCGAGCCGTTCGATGCGGCCGCGCTGCACGCGCACCTCATCGCACATGGCGCGAGGCCGGGCGACGAGGCGCGGCGCTATGGCGCGGACGGCTACGGGCCGTCGATCTATCTGTTCGATCCGGAAGGCAACATGGTCGAACTGAAGGGCCCGCCGGAGGCCGTCGCGCCCTGAGGGCGAACGCGTGAGCCGGCGAAACGGGATTGCCCGGGCACCCGCGCCGCAAGCCGCAAAGATGAGACTCCCCCGGCGAACGACCCGCGATCCGGCCGCCGAGCACGACCCATCGCTTCGCACCCGCTCAGGCGTCCTCGCGCGCCTTCAACACCGTCCATTCGATCGCGACCGGATCGTGCGTCGCGCTCGACAGCCATGCGGCGCCGTCCTGGATCGTGCACTGCAGGCGCATCGTGCGCTCGGCGATGCCGCCCAGCGCCGCCGCAACGCCGTCGGCGAGCGACATCACCTGCACGTTGCGCAACCGCTCGACCTTGCCGCGCACGCCCTGCCACCAGATGTCGGACGTGCGTCCGCCGTACGCGATCACGTTCACGCGCTCGGCGCGGCCGCTCGCCTTCGCGATGCGGCGCTCGTCGGGCTGCCCGACGTCGATCCACGCTTCGATCGCCCCCGTCAGGTCCTTTTGCCAGAGATCGGGCTCGTCGGTATCCGACAGTCCCTTGCAGAACTCGAGCCGCTCGTGCGCAAACAGCGCGAACGCGGCAATGCGCACCATCATCCGCTCGTCCGTTTCGGACGGGTGACGGGCGACGGTGAGCGAGTGATCGGCATAATAGTGCCGGTCCATGTCGGCGATTTGCAGCTCCGCCTTGTAGATCGTCGATTTGATCGCCATTCGGCATCGGGGCCCGCGGGGGCCGTTGATTCGGTTCGGGGCGTGATGATACCGAATGCGCGATGCAAGCGCGACGTCGCTCGGAGTTGCCGTCGGCAACGGCGGCGAGCAATGGCCGTAAACGCAAGACGGCCCGACTGACGCCGGGCCGCTCGATTCCGTCGCGCCCGCGCGTCGGCTCGGACCGCGGACGCAAACGCGATCGCGTTACTGCTTGATGAAGCGCGCGTCGGCCCAGAGACCTTGCTGGTCGCTGTTCTCGGCGCTCACGAACTGCACGTCGCCCTTGTCGACGCTGACGACCCGGAAGCGCTGGCCCTCGGGCACCGACAGGCACCGGTAGTCGTCGAAGTATTGCTGCTTCGCTTGCGACTTGCCGTCACGTTCGTGGCTCAGTACGGAGTCCAGATTGTCTTTCGACAGACACCCCCACGCGTTTTTCGTCAGTTGGATCTCCTGCTGCGGCTTGAGCAATGCGCCGCTGTCCGCCTGCGCCACCGAAACCGCAACGATGCCGCTCGTCAGTGCCAGAAAAAGACCGGTACGCTTCATCATGTCGTGTCTCCCATTCGCTCGGGTCATGAGCTCGGGTTAGCTATGTATTTAAAGGCTTGCGTCGACTCGCACTTTTTCATGCTAGAAGAAGCAAGGGCGATCGCAAGCACATTCGTTGTGCGACCGCAATAGCGACGAATTGCCGCACCCGTTGCGCAACCCCGCTCGCGGCGCCCGCCGCCGCGCCATACATGCGTCATCCCGATTTTTCGGATGCCCAAAGGTCTTGTCCCGCAAGCCTTTCGGTTGCGCGCGTTTTTTCACGATGAACGAGACGGATAATCCAAAAGCAGCCGGTTATCGATGTGATGCGCCGCACATAAAGTCATCGAAAAATCTCGCGCCGCCACATCAAAATCCTTTGTTCTGCAAAATACAAAAAAAATGCCAGGCGCATTCGCACCCGGCATCCGTCCTGTCGCGATACGGGCCGCGCCCGGCTGGCGCGGCGCACCGGCATGCATGCCGGCCTTATTCGTGCCCGTGCAATTCCGCGCCTTGCTGGGCGGCGAAATAATCGCGCTGGAAAATGCACATTCTCAATGCATTGTGATATTGGCCGTTGCCGAAAAACTCTTCGATCAGCTCGGCCTCGTGCTTGAAACCGCATTTCTCGTAAACCCGGATCGCGGCGGCGTTCGATTTGTCGACGATCAAATACAGCTTGCGCAGGTTCAACACCTTGAACGCATATTCGACCGCGAGCCGGGTTGCGCGCGTCGCGTGGCCGCGGCCTTGCCGGTTCGGCGCGATGATGATCTGGAACTCGCCGCGGCGGTGAATGTAGTCGAGCTCGATCAGCTCGACGAGACCGACGAGTTCGCCATCGGAATCGAACGCGACGAAACGGCGCTCGCGCTGGTCGTGCACGTGCTGGTCATACAGTTGCGACAGCTCGGTGAACGTTTCATACGGCTCTTCGAACCAGTAACGCATGATCTTCGCGTCGTTGTTCAGTTCGTGGACGAAACGCAGGTCCTGGCGCTCGAGCGGCCTCAGCGCGAGCGTGTGTTGTTCGTTCTGGATTTGCATGATGATGTCCTTGAGTCATTCGGGGGTGGCATGGGGCGGTATGGACACCCGTGCAAGCGCGGAGTGCGTCGAAGGATGCGTCGGCGGAAAATGACTGTGGGCTTTGATACAGAGCCTAAAATGAATCGAGGGTTCCCGCCCCGCGATGGAGGCTATCGTGATCGAGCAAGTGATACTGGGCGTTTTTCTCGTGCTGCCGCTTCTCATCGTCGCGGTGCTGTACTCCGACGAACTCTGGCAGGAGCACCGCCTGCAGCATCCGCGCGACGAGCACACGCCGCATGTCGACTGGCGCCACCCGTGGCGGCTCCTGCGGCGAGGGCACTGACGACGTCGAGTCGTCCGCGCACCGGCCGCGCGGATTTGCCGCGTACGAGGAGGAGACGTCCGCCGCGCAAGCGCACGGCGGGCGGCGATGGCAAGCGCGCGCCGCGTAAGCCCATGCGCTTCGCCCGGATGAATCGTTCGCCGCGCCGAATTCGGCGACAAGCCGGGGCCGGCGTTTGCTTTTCCGGCATCGCACATCGCGCGGCGAGCCGGCGCGCGCCAATGCGACGCGCACCGTTGCCGACCATCGATGCCCCGCGTTTCCGGCATAAAAAAAGTGCTCGAAG contains:
- a CDS encoding DNA-3-methyladenine glycosylase family protein; the encoded protein is MRLGSVALELPFKSPYDWPRVLRFFAGRAIPGVEAVEDGAYRRTVDYRGASGTLTVRRHPRKRCLVALVEGDAARHADAAFAARLATMLDLHADPAAIGAHLARDAWLAPLVDAAPGLRVPGAWSGFELIVRAIVGQQVSVKAATTIVGRLVERAGERLGAHASGPAGWRFPEPAALAACDLSRIGMPGKRAAALQGVARAVAAGDVPLDAYATDPAGVRAALLALPGIGPWTVEYVAMRAWRDADAWPATDLVLMQAIVARDPALDRPASQRLRSDAWRPWRAYAAMHLWNEIADRAGSARGG
- the ada gene encoding bifunctional DNA-binding transcriptional regulator/O6-methylguanine-DNA methyltransferase Ada, yielding MKQPAYSTDDARWAALVSRDADADGAFCYAVRTTGVFCRPSCASRLPRRENVSFFADTGAARAAGYRPCKRCQPEGLPRELEIVHRACAVLDAHRQDRFTLAQLSDAVHVSPFHLQRLFKRVVGVSPRQYQAAQRGAALRDALQSGAAVTRAAVDAGFNSPSRLYESVPRELGMSPSAFRRKGAGLKIDYATADTRLGVVLVAATSKGICKIAFGHAATPLVDELRTAFANAQIAESVERIAPFIAQVDAYLNGTRRRFELPLDLAATEFQQRVWDALRRIPYGETRSYTQIAEALGAPRAVRAVASACASNPVALAIPCHRVVQKGGSLAGYRWGLPRKAALLDAEAQRAAGESVGLVVDDAA
- a CDS encoding VOC family protein is translated as MKFHIHEIDHVVLRAADLAAMTRFYCDVLGCHVEKEQRELGLVQLRAGRSLIDLLAVGSPIDRADSGAPGKGRNMDHLCLRVEPFDAAALHAHLIAHGARPGDEARRYGADGYGPSIYLFDPEGNMVELKGPPEAVAP
- a CDS encoding YaeQ family protein; translation: MAIKSTIYKAELQIADMDRHYYADHSLTVARHPSETDERMMVRIAAFALFAHERLEFCKGLSDTDEPDLWQKDLTGAIEAWIDVGQPDERRIAKASGRAERVNVIAYGGRTSDIWWQGVRGKVERLRNVQVMSLADGVAAALGGIAERTMRLQCTIQDGAAWLSSATHDPVAIEWTVLKAREDA
- the sap1 gene encoding surface attachment protein Sap1, with protein sequence MMKRTGLFLALTSGIVAVSVAQADSGALLKPQQEIQLTKNAWGCLSKDNLDSVLSHERDGKSQAKQQYFDDYRCLSVPEGQRFRVVSVDKGDVQFVSAENSDQQGLWADARFIKQ
- the speG gene encoding spermidine N1-acetyltransferase → MQIQNEQHTLALRPLERQDLRFVHELNNDAKIMRYWFEEPYETFTELSQLYDQHVHDQRERRFVAFDSDGELVGLVELIELDYIHRRGEFQIIIAPNRQGRGHATRATRLAVEYAFKVLNLRKLYLIVDKSNAAAIRVYEKCGFKHEAELIEEFFGNGQYHNALRMCIFQRDYFAAQQGAELHGHE